The following nucleotide sequence is from Silurus meridionalis isolate SWU-2019-XX chromosome 5, ASM1480568v1, whole genome shotgun sequence.
TGTCCTTCCCTTCCATTTTCACAGGCACAACTGGGGAGTACTTTGCTGGGGTGAGGACTTTAGGCTTAGCTAAGTTTATATCAGCAGTTCTAACTGTGCTGTCTTTGTTGATAGATAAATGTAGTCCTTTGGCACAGAGTCGCTCATCATCTTTAGGAGAGGATGAGTGCAACACTACCTTTTGGGTCAGTGGGTCCTTCTGTCTCAGTTGTTGCCCTGGTTCTGATCGAGctggacatgtgcagaacaGATCATCAACTGGCAGTAGGCCCTTTGAACTTGAAGGCTTATCGGTCTCACTTGAGGCAACCTCATCATCTTGGCATATCTTGGTTGGGGAAATAATTGCAGAAGATTTTTTATCCAGAGGCAAGGAAATGGGTAAGGCTTTATTGGTTGTATCTGGTGTTGTGTGGCTTGGACTTTTCTCCTTGACATTTTCAGAGATATTAGAGCTTAGCTTACCCTCCTTAGGCAATGATAACATCTCTTTCTTGACCTCAGAAGTGCCCTGTTCAAGAGTTTTTAACTTCTCTCCTGCAAGTGGAGCATGTTCTACAGAACACTGTTTAGCTTTCTCTAAATCTtgttcattctttattacctCTTCGGGCTTGCCTTGCTCCATTGAAACTCTAGATAGTGCAGTCCCTTGAGAAGAACTGACCTTCAAGGGCACAGTTTTACTGAGGATCACAGACCTAGGTGGACAACCGGCACGGATTTGACCCATAGAAAAAGCCCCTCCTCCAATCGCTTGTGCTGTGCAACCAGGAATTGTCAAAGGGAAGTCACGTCGACTAAATATGCGTTCCTTGTTAATGTGGTGGGCCAAAAGGTAAGCCTGATTTTGATGGTGCTTCATGGCAGAAACCATTTCTGACACATCTGTTAGCTCTGAGGAGTTGGTCTCATGTCCAGAGTCGAGTGAAGACTCTGGAGTAATGGCAGCCAGTACAATCAACCCTGTGGAGAGCAGAAATGGGACAAAATCAGGGTcgtgttttgacaaaaattctCGGTAAAGTTTGTGGAGCTATGCTTAATTTAACAttgtaaaacattgttttatatataaagaactTGATTGTTTTCAGGCAAAATTGAACTTTTGTAACCTTTGTACAAATTTTCATACAAATTGTAAATTAGTATTCCtgtattgtatgtatttatacatagtcatgtttaaaatgtaaaaatattttaaataaatccattAAAAACTTGTATGCAACAAGCAGTTTGTGGACATCTTGCACTTATTAAGAAGTACTTGGTATGTCCACCTGCTGTCTGTGGAGtctgttgatgatgatgagggtAATCCTCTGATGCAGCAAGTGCTTCCAGTGCTTGCAGAGTGGACACTAAAGCATCATCGAGCTCCTGAGCATGGTCTCTCACTGTCCTTGGGGCCACAGTATCAATTAATGTCACAGGTACTTTCTCTTGAGTATCTGCCAGAGGTGCTGCAGCTGCAGTAGCACCAGTGGTGGCAATAGCCTTCCGATTCTTTTTAGCGTCATCCTCATCTGAGCTATTATCTCTAAACCCTGGAGGTGGTGCTGCTATTGCAGGAGGAGGCGGTTGCAGTTTTACTCCTCCGTCCTCAatctcttcatcttcctcacTACCAGGAGGAGGAAGAGCCATTAGATCAACAGCTCCACTTTCACAGGAGGCACAGGCATTAATGCTTTGCAAAGCATGTTTTCCAGAAGTGCCTTTCTCTGTCATTACACCTCCAGCTTTAAGCTTTGCCTTGCAAGAGTCACAGAAGAATCTCCCTGTACGCTTTGAGTTCTCCATTGTTTTAGCCCTGCCTCTGAAGCCTGAGCTGTCCTGAGCTGGGCTCTCGAGTTCAGCCAGTGATTCAATACTTTTGAGAGTGGGATCGGACTTGGCACGTGAGCGGTTCTGTGACTTGGATATGAAGTTCTCGTTAATATCCAGCTGTTCCTCCGCCTGCATTTGGAGATCTTGCAGCTGCTGCTGCTCTTTCAAATGTATGTGACAGAGGCCAAGGTGTTGTGACGGTGGTGGTGCTGATATCTTCTGCGACACCTCTCTGGGtggcccctctctctcttcacgTTGACTGCTACTTGACACAGAGGCCCCAGAGCGGGAATGAGGATGGGGGCTTCTGAAATCTGAAGAACACAACCATCAGAAGAGTTGAAATGGCAAGAGATATATGGTAGATGGGCGTGAGTCCAGATGGGAAAAGCAGAGGCTGAGGGAGACCACAAATATGAAGGCTGAGGCAAAGTCTTTTGAAATGTCATGGGTTGTGGTCATCCCCACTGGCAGATTAGGGTATATGGTGATAGCATCCAATGTATGGTTAAATATTATGAATGGATGTTCTTAGGTCAGAGTAATGAAGAAAAATCCAGAATGTAGTATCAGTTTGAAACAGAAAATGGATCGAACATCCATGGACTAATTTAAAATGAAGATGGAAAGTTCAAGAACAGCAAGAAGAAATGAGTGATTCTCATGACTGATGCAACGTCCAGGACAAAATTAAAGAAACAATTCAAAGAACACCCTTATGACAACTTTCTAAGGCACATACTTATCATGTTATTGAAGCTGCTGTAAGTAGTCCCTGCAATCTTGCAGTGTTCATTTAGCTAAatacagtcatgtgaaaatTAAAGTACACCCTCTTTGAATTCAGTGGTTTTATGTATCAGAACATAATATAAATTGTAGGGTCCTTTAAGTCATATTACACAGTGTGagcatttattttcaaaaatcaAACTGGCATAGAGAAACCAGGTGTGAAATACTTAAGTACACCTTATGATTTATTAGCTGGGATAACCTGAATTAATTCTTTTATGTATTACTTTCAGTCTCTAACATCATTGTGGAGAAATCTTGGCTCACTCTTCTTTACAATGTTGCTTCATTTCATTGAGGTTTGCGGGCATTCATTAATGTACATCTTGCCTGCCACACCAATTCATTTAGTTTGAGGTCTGGACATCGACTGGGGAATTGCAACACCTtaattctgttctttttttagaCAGATATGCTGGTGTGCTTAGGATCATTTTCCTGTTGACCAAATTTCAGCCAAGCTTTAGCTGTCACAAAGATGACCTCACATTAGACTGGAGAATACTGGTAAACAGAGTTTATAGCCAACTTAATGACTGCAAGGTGCCCAGGTGTCTGAAACCAAGCCCAAATCATTAATCCTGCATCACTGTGTTTGACAGTTAGTATTAGGTGTTTTTGCTGAtatgctgtgttttgttttcaccAAACATGGTGCTGTGTATTATGGGCAGACATCTCTACTTTGGGCTTATCTGTCTATAGGTGAATCCTTGCGGTTTTTCAAATGCAACTTTGCAAACCTAATCTGCGCTGCCATGTTTAATAAGTGAGAAGAGTCTGGCAACACTTTCAAACAAACCAAACTTGTTTGTCTTAATGACAGTAAAGATGTCATGTATGGTACATCTGAGTTTGTATTTACCTAATTTATGACCTGGACCAGATTAATTGTTGTGTCTAGATCTATAGAGTGTACTTTAATTTGTACATGGCTGTATGTAGGAACATGTCTATATAAAATACATGACTTCACAGTTAAGGTTACAGACTAATGGCACCTctctacagggagtgcagaattattaggcaaatgagtattttgaccacatcatcctcgttatgcatgttgtcttactccaagctgtataggctggaaagcctactaccaattaagcatattaggtgatgtgcatctctgtaatgagaaggggtgtggtctaatgacatcaacaccctatatcaggtgtgcataattattaggcaacttcctttcctttggcaaaatgggtcaaaagaaggacttgacaggctcagaaaagtcaaaaatagtgagatatattgcagagggatgcagcagtcttaaaatagccaagcttctgaagcgtgatcatcgaacaatcaagcgtttcattcaaaatagtcgacagggtcgcaagaagcgtggaaaaaccaaggcgcaaaataactgcccgtgaactgagaaaagtcaagcgtgcagctgccaagatgccacttgccaccagtttggccatatttcagagctgcaacatcactgagtgcccaaaagcacaaggtgtgcaatactcagagacatggccaaggtaagaaaggcagaaagtcgaccaccactgaacaagacacacaagctgaaacgtcaagactgggccaagaaatatctcaagactgatttttctaaggttttatggactgatgaaatgagagtgagtcttgatgggccagatggatgggcccgtggctggattggtaaagggcagagagctccagtccgactcagacgccagcaaggtggaggtggagtactggtttgggctggtatcatcaaagatgagcttgtggggccttttcgggttgaggatggagtcaagctgaactcccagtcctactgccagtttctggaagacaccttcttcaagcagtggtacaggaagaagtctgcatccttcaagaaaacatgattttcatgcaggacaatgctccatcacacacgcccaagtactccacagcgtggctggcaagaaagggtataaaagaagaaaatctaatgatatggcctccttgttcacctgatctgaaccccattgagaacctgtggtccatcatcaaatgtgcgatttacaaggagggaaaacagtacacctctctgaacagtgtctgggaggctgtggttgctgctgcacgcaatgttgatggtgaacagatcaaaacactgacagaatccatggatggcaggcttttgagtgtccttgcaaagaaaggtggctatattggtcactgatttgtttttgtttggtttttgaatgtcagaaatgtatatttgtgaatgttgagatgttatattggtttcactggtaaaaataaataattgaaatgggtataaatttgttttttgttaagttgcctaataattatgcacagtaatagtcacctgcacacacagatatccccctaaaatagctaaaactaaaaactacttccaaaaatattcagctttgatattaatgagttttttgtgttcattgagaacatggttgttgttcaaattaaatcctcaaataaaattaatcctcaaaaatacaacttgcctaataattctgcactccctgtatctACAATAGCTGTGTAGTCATTGGTGTCCTGCGTGCCATTGTCTCAACCTTATAACACATGCTTTTCCCACATGGCATTAAGGAAGCAGCATCCATGCGACTGTAACCGAGGCAATTAAAATAGTTTAACATATAAGTTTCCTTGTGTGATGTTCTGGGTATCCATGATCAATGGATTAGTGTAACTATTCTTTTTTGTTCTCCGTTTTTATGTCAAACCATTTGTTTGATGTGAGCCTTTTCAGGTGATTTTATGTGTATAATTTCTAGTAACATACAGTAGGTGTGAATCAAATAACTTTCACTTTTGCTTCTTAGTAATGACTTTTGACGTATTGTtctctggtggtctagtggttaggatgcggcgctctcaccactgcggcccgggtttgatccccggtcagggaatcaaccccagccattagggttgcacaagccttggtgccggtcccaagcccggataatggggagggttgcgttaggaagggcatctagcgtaaaaacatttgccaaatcaaacatgcagatgatccgctgtggcgacccctaatgggagaagccgaaagaaagtttgttcTCGTTGCATTTTTTGAATTTTCAGCATTTTCCAAAAATTTCCTTTTGCATCTACATGCTGTGCACCTTGCAGGTGATTTGGCTTTAATCAAAATGCAAACATGAAACTGGAAAAAGTCAGCTTTACTGAAACATCTGTAGATCTGGTGTGTGTTCTTAGATCTGTATAAactttttatacaactttactAAAAGGTTTATAAATGAGGcgtattttcctttttctcgGCTCATCTATTTTAGTGATGATTATCAGGACAGTTTAGAATAGATTAGATAGAATAGATAATCCTTAAAAATTGCTTACAGCAGCTTTAATACTCTTACATTGAATTAAAATACAATAGGCTATAGAAAGGCTGAAAGGatttacttttacacacacatatatacagcggggaaaataagtatttgacacatcagcatttttatcagtaaggggatttctaagtgggctattgacaaaaaatttccaccagatgtagccatcaagccaaatattaaattcatacaaagaaatcagaacatttaactATACAACttaagtcataataaataaagtgaaatgacacagggaataagtattaaACACACTTATGTGTCACttatatttaatactttgtagaaaagcctttgttggtgattacagcttctagaTGCCTCTTGTATGGAAGACCAGtcgtctgcattgctcaggagtgattctggcccattcttccacacaaatggtctttaaatcttgaaggttccttgggcctctttgatgaactttgatcttcagttctctccatagattttctatggaatttaggtcaggtgattgactgggccattcaagcaacttgattttcttggtttccttggccttgtgtttgggatcattgtcttgctgaaatgtccaccctcttttcaATTTCAActttctggtagatggcagcagatttttatccagaatgtcccggtacatttctccattcatcctgccttcaataatatgaagtctgccaTTACCCCTTGCTGAtaagcagccccaaaccatgatgcatccacccccaaacttaactgttggtatggtgttcttggggtggtgggcagtgccatttcttctctaaacatggtgtgtagaatgactgccaaaaagttcaattttgctttcatctgaccatactatAGTCTCTCAATAATCCACAGGattctccaaatgctcttacgcaaactttaaccgagcctcaacatgctttttgttcagcaatggagtcttgcgtggtgagcatgcatggatgccatggcggttcagtgcattgcttatagttttctttgaaacaacagtacctgctgatgcaaggtcttcctgaagttctgcccaagtggttcttggctcttggcGAACTCTCCTGAATATTCTTTGGACTCCTCGGACATGGATCTTACGTGGAGCACCTGGTCTAtaaccattcccatcaaaatgcttttcaacgataagattacgaagatcttgagagagttctttgcttttacccatcatgaagtcttccctgtgtgcctcctgggtaatgagaagcctttataggccatcaattaggaccaaagcagctgatatcaattagtactgatagggggcagggtttctctctcaatactgacagatttcaggtgatcttctggctttctatgccattttacaccttgttatcttcatgtgttcaatacttattccctgtgtcatttcactttatttattatgactcaacttgtatacttatgttctaatttctttgtatgaattcaatatttggcttgatggatacatctggtggaaattttgggtcaatagcccacttagaaatccccttactgataaaaaatgctgatgtgtcaaatacttattttttcccgctgtatgtatgtatgtatgtatgtgtatatatatatatatatatatatatatatatatatatatatatatatatatatatatatataatatacaaattatattatatatattatatataattttttttttttactttaatggtTCAAAAGATTTttgggaaataaaaagaaatgcacttTGCTGAAGGTAAATACCTTGtgtttatttcaataaataaaaacaaacaaacaaacaaacaaacaaaacaaggaTGTGACTACTACCATACCTGCCTTGATCATATGAGACTGACCAGGTGTCCTGTAGTAGATGGTCCTTTTGGGATCCACAAAGAGCTTGTAATACCCAGAAATCAAACAGGCAAAGTTTGATGCATCTGGCCACTCCATCAGCAAGACGAGGGGCTAAACATTTAAACAACGAATAACTCATATGTCTGAATATTCTAAATCCTGTAACAGAAAAACCAAGTCATTTGAATTTAGTGCCATACCTTAGCGTCAATAATAGCCACTTCTACACGGGCTACTCCCTGGTGTTCCCGGAACAACTGCACCTTTGCTACACGGCTGAATTCAGCCAAGACTGTTGTGAGGTTATTTTTCAAATCAATGACATGACTGATGCCATGTCTGGGCCCTACCAAGAGTGTAGTGGCGGTATGTTTTTCATccttaaaaacagaaaaataaagatttgcAAACgttagagaagaagaagaaacaattATTATTCATCCCAGTCCCTTCTTACCAGTCCAACTGTATGAAACAATAAGCCTCCAAATGGTGGAAGGTCATTTAGCACACGTATGTATTGTAACTTTCCTTGAAGAGGAGGCACCTGCgaaataaacaagcaaataaataaataataacactataaaaatacaataacctGACCAGCAGGGGGCAATGTGTTTCTATTTCAGCCTGACCAAAGACGGAGGATGGATGCGCATTCCTTTGGAATGACATACAATATAATAAGTGATATAAAGATTGCGTCCATgaaaatttaaaagtaaatagaaCTTTGGTCGGAAGAACTTAATCTGAACAGGCAAATAGTACAAAAGGAAGAATGTTTTCAAGGCTGGTTTTCTGAACAAGTGTTTGAACATCACTAAGGATGAAAGTAAAAGCAAGTCTTTGAATCAAATCTTAAAGCCTTGTACTCAAAACAAGAGTTCTGCCTGCTTGCAATTGTTAAGTGGTGCACTTAAGtgaagaagtgttttttttataccaatGTACAGATTCACTGTTATgcacttttacacttttaattGCAGAATCTATGAGGTTCATACACCTTGTTAACTTTTTCTATTCAAATCCAATGGAGGAATTTGATTCACGTACATAGACAGGCACTTAAATATTTAtgagtaatttttttgttgtattgttgtctttttttttttttttaataaacatcatTTATCTAATCTCTGAAGGACATTTTGGTTTAAGCAATACTAACATCGCATTATATCTACATTTTCACAAGTACTTAATATGCCTTAACATTCCCATGCTACTATCTTTTCACATCGGTTCTGTACCTTGTTGCCAGCAGGTGGAGGGTGCTGATAAGTCTTTAGAAGTTGGGAAAGGGTCTTGCAGACATTCTTCTCCTTGACAGTTGGCAACAAGGTAAGAGGAAGGAAAGGTTCCAGACCCCATTCTTTCCTGGAAAAAAAGGTAAGGCAGTTGAGCTTTTATGTCTTTTCATGAACATGTATTTTTAGAAACACTGTTTTCTTCAAAGGTAGCGTGATGGCACAGTAGGCAGCATTGCTGATTCATAGCTTCGGGGTTCACAGTTttatcctgagctcaggttactgtcacTGTGGATCTTTGCGTATTCTTCCTGCGCCCATGGATTCTATGGTCCCAAAAAAACATACCAGCAGGTGGAAGCCTCAAGAATGTAATGCATGTTTAACTTAGAAATTGGAGTGGACTTTCAGAGCATTACCCtaaatacatacactatatggacaaaggtttgtggacaccagaccttcagatttgtatgtgctttctgaacattccattccacatttagtttttaGAACTGTTCTGTGAAGATGGTCCACttcattttggagtgtgcttgaggagatttgtgctgatgtaaggtgaggatggtgcagtcagcatttccattcatcacaaaggtgtttaataggattgaggtcGTAGCTCCACAGCAGGCCTCTCAAAACTCCggctgtaaaagtcaggtgttccaatacctttgtccatatgtTATAGTATGGTCCATTTATACTACATCCAcatgtctaaataaaaaatatatacagtaaaggcACAAAatatgtaatgtttaaaaaggGAACACCACAACAGCAACAAAGAAATATTTCTCACAGTGTTTTCGTGGCATTGGTCCAGCTCTCGGATTCTGGACTtagtgaagatgaatgaatgatagTGCTCTTTATTGCCTTGTGGTATTCTTGATCTGGGAACTCTGTTACTGTTCAATTTATAAAGCCCATGATTTAATACTCAAGGTAGTATCTGTCATTTATGAGGAATAGGTTCATATTGCTAGAGCTTGATTTAGGACTTACTCGACATGCTTAAGGGAGATCTTCTGATTGGGTCTCGCCACTGACACTGTGATGTAAATGTGGAGGGCTGCCAGCTTAAGTGTTATGTCTGACTTCCAGTCCATTCCGAATCGTTCCTTGATGACATCGTTGCGACTCTGTTCAATATCACACGTAAGACGTTTCAAACGAGCAAAGGATCAAAGTAGATTTATTTCATGGTAAGAAGTAAAGGACTTTAACCTGTATGTACAAGTACTCAAATGCAGCAGGATCCCTCCTCAGTAAGTCTGCAGGGTCTTTGGGGAAGAAGCAGATCCGAAATAGGCAGCGCATCCCCTGGAAATAGGTTCTGTGTACCACCTgaagtaatataataaatttCGGTGTTCAGAACATGTAAAATCTATAACTTCCTATACTGACAATGTGTAGTAcaaagcttttaataaatagcGAAACTTTTCATGAATGCATGATGCAAGTAAAGAGTATTGTAGATTATAGAAGTGACAAAAGTGTGGTGTTTCCAGAGCAAAGACAGACTCACATGAGAGAGAGGTTGGCTTTCCTGTAGCAGGTGCAGTCTCTGTTTGTGATCGAGTCCTCCAGACTCCAGAACCAGAGCAAAATGCTCGATGTAGCGTAGGGAGAGGCGGTCCTGCAGTGAGGATATGACATCCTGTCGGAAGAAGTAAgttgttttgatttttaaacatatttgttcCTTGAAAATACATGTAAGCCCCGATttagataaatataaagaaatccGTTCATTTGGTTCGACCCAAATGACATAAACATATTACTCTTATCAAATGTCACCGTTTTGTGGAAAATGGGGTTTTTCTGCATTTAGCAAGTAGATTGGATATGCTAAATTGCCCATAtacatgattgtgtgtgtgcatttgtgtgtatgtctgtacaAGGTGCCCTGCAGTGGTCTGACGTCTCATCCTGTGTGCATTCCTGCTGCATAGCCAGGTTTCTCTGGATCAGTTTCAGAGACACCACAACATAAATTGGATACTGAAGATGATTAAACGAAAGTGGaataataatgtgaaaatgttaTCTTGCCCAGGCTTACACCGATTGTGTAAAGACCAAATTTAACAACAataattgtaaaagaaaatagtCTGCCTTAAGACATATAAAACTGATTTCCTCACACAGTGCATGTCAGACTCCTATCAAACTGTTGGATAGCTAAGTGCCATAGACAAATGGATATCTGCctaatcaattcagtttatgGCAATGATGTTCCAGTGCCACAGTCAGAATGGAATCTTTTAATGCAGTTTCAGGTAAGACATTAAAATGCTATCACTTTAAGTGCAAATGAGATGCACGcacatgttttatatatatataagggctgtcaaaatacattttgttcatttcattaacacatgattaatgcagtgtgcatttctgtttgaccatttttataaaaaatgtaaaatatatatataaaaaaaaaatttaaacaggcAAAATTGAACCCCCCAATCCCTCATGCTTATTCACGATGTCCTTTTTTTACTTAGaggtctcaaatcaagcaccaaaatccaccatgatgcacacatccagcaattaaaaccgtccatgTGAAAAAATTTGGGTTCCGTTTCGTtttctgatgatttacgtaaaaTTTAAACACTAATTtcttttacaagaatattttgtcttcatgctctatttgagtatggtttcactactaataaacaaattaaaaaaaattataacatttgtccatgcccatgttgcccgtgagttaactcatgacatcAACATATTCACCATGTAAAGGTTTGTTCTATGGAGGCAGAGATGTACCTTGTCAACATGTTTGACATTTACTCCAACAATGCAACAATGGAATCGATTGAACTGAGATGAGCATTCATCATGAGCCTTCATATATAGGAACAGATGTGCAGGGGTTCTTGGTGTCTCATGGCTGTGCTTGGGAAAAGGTCTTGGAATATAAATGAAGGAATCTTGTGTTGTATGCAAACACTGTATCCTTAGTGCTTCTGAGTGCTTCCTGCTGAGGCTTAAGCAGATTTGCATTGCTCTTACAGGGCATCATAGATCCATATTGATGTGAAGCGAATAATTACATGTGCGCTCAGTTGggcttttgtgcacagggtctcAATCACGTCCAATGGCACAGTTACGGATACATACAGGTTTGCTAAAGCAGCACTCTGCCCCTCAAATTATGCTAATCTGTTTTGGTAATATTGACTGACTGCTAAATCAATGAAAATGCTATTGGGTTCTCTCACTGAAATAGGATTTTGCCTCACTGAGGATCACATCTGAACATTTCACTCTGTCTTTTCCTACACTCAAATGGCTGTTGCTTGTTAGCTATTGCATTTTACAATGcaattaattgaaaaataattatgttGGTAGTAATATATTATCGTCACCCACTTATCATCCTCTTTGATCCCTGGATTGACTGTAGACGTGCGTTGGAGCCGTTTGCTTTATCTGATTATTCTTCTTCCTTGCTGCTGAATCCATTCAAAACAATGATCCATAAGCCATTCTATGAAAATAAAAGGCCTCTCCAAGGTTGAATTAGTGAATTAGTGAAATAAGtaaattcacattttgtttCAAGCAAGTCCAGAACAATTACAAGCAGAtgcaaggttttttttcctccttactaCTAGATGAAGGGCTACATCAAATTCCCCCCTTTTTTaatg
It contains:
- the frmpd3 gene encoding FERM and PDZ domain-containing protein 3 isoform X1 — its product is MAQVQDGQPKECDSPAMLEECQDGMDSGSLTSGIARKVCIQRHPIHGFGFIAGSERPVIVRSVSADGPSDGKLFAGDQILVINEENVSDAPRERVIDLVRNCNDSIVLTVLQPLQSPKSAFISAAKKARLRTNPPKVRFSEQVSISDPDSTMLKDDSLLLIPNVLKVFLENGQIKSFTFDNRTTVRDVISSLQDRLSLRYIEHFALVLESGGLDHKQRLHLLQESQPLSHVVHRTYFQGMRCLFRICFFPKDPADLLRRDPAAFEYLYIQSRNDVIKERFGMDWKSDITLKLAALHIYITVSVARPNQKISLKHVEKEWGLEPFLPLTLLPTVKEKNVCKTLSQLLKTYQHPPPAGNKVPPLQGKLQYIRVLNDLPPFGGLLFHTVGLDEKHTATTLLVGPRHGISHVIDLKNNLTTVLAEFSRVAKVQLFREHQGVARVEVAIIDAKPLVLLMEWPDASNFACLISGYYKLFVDPKRTIYYRTPGQSHMIKADFRSPHPHSRSGASVSSSSQREEREGPPREVSQKISAPPPSQHLGLCHIHLKEQQQLQDLQMQAEEQLDINENFISKSQNRSRAKSDPTLKSIESLAELESPAQDSSGFRGRAKTMENSKRTGRFFCDSCKAKLKAGGVMTEKGTSGKHALQSINACASCESGAVDLMALPPPGSEEDEEIEDGGVKLQPPPPAIAAPPPGFRDNSSDEDDAKKNRKAIATTGATAAAAPLADTQEKVPVTLIDTVAPRTVRDHAQELDDALVSTLQALEALAASEDYPHHHQQTPQTAGLIVLAAITPESSLDSGHETNSSELTDVSEMVSAMKHHQNQAYLLAHHINKERIFSRRDFPLTIPGCTAQAIGGGAFSMGQIRAGCPPRSVILSKTVPLKVSSSQGTALSRVSMEQGKPEEVIKNEQDLEKAKQCSVEHAPLAGEKLKTLEQGTSEVKKEMLSLPKEGKLSSNISENVKEKSPSHTTPDTTNKALPISLPLDKKSSAIISPTKICQDDEVASSETDKPSSSKGLLPVDDLFCTCPARSEPGQQLRQKDPLTQKVVLHSSSPKDDERLCAKGLHLSINKDSTVRTADINLAKPKVLTPAKYSPVVPVKMEGKDTCEITTDNSKSTVIAEPQKNTKSVPVLVNTKHILSCGEKGATIPGAEYKKQANSKGKSQRSAPFLSIRNLISATFPARLRRETDERRAQLQKVRQYELEFLEELLKPKTSQGEFLSQGSSPIPSGTPCSCQLRTSPVQKVPGISREQRRSCDCKRMCRAMRLPDTPIGSAVEHRGRERTISKTSPAKPKSPHIQGTATQAQTLEIKTTRIRSTSLESRELSETHISCLPTCTSHSECTGAPQYKKIQRRYSIGEIDNDSTPLYAEVKTTKTKSLEKEMERVRATGLQLPTPIEPIYTQGGDSKKKGVFFIQGEELVRQSRDGTNEVLLGLSEENEDREKCCSFCFCYRKCEAADESSDKDELSYSIPLQVLPGMQLDSRAMPVVSKTLQVLDAEDCSGEEEEEEEEPQTQEIDLRTCGNLETSMARVQTLQGKTFCLPDGFLNAQLDANELLSILRQCANSPQIDGEPRMPTAKLVEYKQELAVRFKEFRASCRRVASVEKSPSRMLSAVTASFEVLCSLTQTFIRLVRGVRSETQRLQLLRKVEEVAVNYTLLLRAAEEAMGHSCSLPTKSASLPTTTNMGSLTRSIKTLPSK